Proteins encoded within one genomic window of Armatimonadota bacterium:
- a CDS encoding acyl-CoA dehydratase activase: MVIATRTLVAGVDVGSTQTKAVIMNLNRVILGRALVDTGARLNEAARAAFEAALQDAGAGEDEVAYTVGTGYGRFKVEFGNTQVTEISCHARGAVFLFPGTRTVLDIGGQDTKAIRVGPNGEVLDFCMNDKCSAGTGRFLGAASAALELPLGELGPLALTARNPVTITTTCTVFAESEILGWLARGRKVEDILMGVHAAIAARSLSLLRRVGIEPELTFTGGVSRNVAMVHLIRELSGVPVNVSEESHYCGAIGAALFALDHVLVGERVPVGAGTGEGEDAGRGH, translated from the coding sequence ATGGTGATCGCCACGCGCACGCTGGTGGCCGGGGTGGACGTGGGGAGCACCCAGACCAAGGCGGTGATCATGAACCTGAACCGGGTCATCCTGGGCCGGGCCCTGGTGGACACGGGGGCCCGGTTGAACGAGGCGGCCCGGGCCGCCTTCGAGGCCGCCCTACAGGACGCCGGGGCCGGGGAGGACGAGGTGGCCTACACCGTGGGCACCGGCTACGGCCGGTTCAAGGTGGAGTTCGGGAACACCCAGGTCACGGAGATCAGCTGCCACGCCCGGGGCGCGGTGTTCCTCTTCCCGGGCACGCGCACGGTGCTGGACATCGGGGGGCAGGACACCAAGGCCATCCGGGTAGGACCGAACGGGGAGGTCCTGGACTTCTGCATGAACGACAAGTGCTCCGCGGGCACGGGACGGTTCCTGGGGGCCGCCAGCGCCGCCCTGGAACTCCCCCTGGGGGAGCTGGGCCCCCTCGCCCTCACCGCCCGCAACCCCGTGACCATCACCACCACCTGCACCGTGTTCGCGGAGTCGGAGATCCTGGGGTGGCTCGCCCGGGGCCGGAAGGTGGAGGACATCCTCATGGGGGTGCACGCGGCCATCGCCGCGCGCAGCCTCTCCCTGCTGCGCCGGGTGGGGATCGAGCCGGAGCTGACCTTCACGGGCGGGGTCTCCCGGAACGTGGCCATGGTGCACCTCATCCGGGAGCTCAGCGGGGTCCCCGTGAACGTGAGCGAGGAATCCCATTACTGCGGCGCCATCGGGGCCGCCCTCTTCGCCCTGGACCACGTCCTGGTGGGCGAGCGGGTCCCCGTGGGCGCCGGAACAGGGGAGGGAGAGGATGCTGGTCGCGGGCATTGA
- a CDS encoding ABC transporter substrate-binding protein, producing the protein MRTRRLAVLAILGMVAVTAPRAGAGPSLRFERNIKVGIVDTYSGPPAVFGNDALNGFRLALEEINREGVHGARIEFVTRDEKFSPEIGLSMARELVLQERVDLLVGTISSATALAISAFAREQRVPFLVWISKSEQITGAKGHRYVFSTSENTAMAGKALAYALARRGYTRFWIGAEDYEYGHAVTNSFWRFMKRAKPEATLLGQTWWRTGEPDLVPYLTQILQARPDAAFFGTGGAGMANVLRTMKVIGFAERVPSAIHTAIDVTVLRPLGAAAPEDVWGTTDYLFYYPETPANREFVRRFQTAYRDPPGFPAFHGYITAHFIAEAYRRARSLDRERFIEALEGLRIRTPVGEVEMRACDHQATLPLFFGRTKRDPQFPFLVAGDLMTVPAREVMPTCEDIQRARTQGR; encoded by the coding sequence ATGCGCACGCGGAGGCTCGCGGTGCTGGCCATCCTGGGAATGGTTGCGGTGACCGCGCCCCGGGCAGGGGCGGGACCCTCCCTCCGGTTCGAGCGCAACATCAAGGTGGGGATCGTGGACACCTACAGCGGGCCGCCCGCGGTCTTCGGGAACGACGCCCTCAACGGCTTCCGGCTGGCCCTGGAGGAGATCAACCGGGAAGGGGTGCACGGTGCCCGCATCGAGTTCGTGACCCGGGACGAGAAGTTCAGCCCGGAGATCGGGCTCAGCATGGCCCGGGAGCTGGTGTTGCAGGAGCGGGTGGACCTCCTGGTGGGCACCATCAGCAGCGCCACCGCCCTCGCCATCTCCGCCTTCGCCCGGGAGCAGCGGGTGCCCTTCCTCGTGTGGATCAGCAAGAGCGAGCAGATCACCGGGGCCAAAGGCCACCGGTACGTGTTCAGCACCTCGGAGAACACCGCCATGGCCGGGAAGGCTCTGGCCTACGCCCTCGCCCGGCGGGGCTACACCCGGTTCTGGATCGGCGCGGAGGACTACGAGTACGGACACGCGGTCACCAACTCCTTCTGGCGGTTCATGAAGCGCGCGAAGCCCGAGGCCACCCTGCTGGGGCAGACCTGGTGGCGGACGGGGGAGCCGGACCTCGTCCCGTACCTCACCCAGATCCTGCAGGCCAGGCCCGACGCCGCCTTCTTCGGAACGGGCGGGGCGGGCATGGCCAATGTGCTGCGCACCATGAAGGTGATCGGGTTCGCGGAACGCGTTCCTTCCGCCATCCACACCGCCATCGACGTCACCGTGTTGCGACCCTTGGGCGCGGCGGCGCCGGAGGACGTGTGGGGCACCACGGACTATCTCTTCTACTACCCGGAGACCCCTGCGAACCGGGAGTTCGTGCGGCGGTTCCAGACCGCCTACCGGGATCCGCCAGGCTTCCCCGCCTTCCACGGGTACATCACCGCGCATTTCATCGCGGAAGCGTATCGCCGGGCCCGGTCCCTGGACCGGGAGCGCTTCATCGAAGCCCTGGAGGGCCTGCGGATCCGTACACCCGTGGGGGAGGTGGAGATGCGGGCCTGCGACCATCAGGCGACCCTGCCCCTGTTCTTCGGGCGCACGAAGCGGGATCCCCAGTTCCCCTTCCTCGTGGCGGGGGATCTCATGACCGTTCCGGCCCGGGAGGTCATGCCCACCTGCGAGGACATCCAGCGGGCAAGGACCCAGGGGCGGTAA
- a CDS encoding amidohydrolase family protein produces the protein MLEEVKAIDFMYYVATPEFIARWNKAKEGELVCRMERALGGSLPSFPTIEAMLRAMDEAGVEKVFITQCKMWSYRNHWMYMDTQLEEVLQYTLRYPDRFVGLAGYNPYRIPESLREIERAVKEYGFRGVYVHVYGFDIPLHDRRMYPLYAKCVELDIPVSMQVGHVLEGQPSEHGRPIYLDRILCDFPTLKVIGAHTGWPWVEELISVCYKWDTVWIGIDAWMPKYLKPELVRFMNSRLGQDRCLWGTNGLPWKESLQQLRELGLRPEVYRKVVRDNAVALFRLETPVSVG, from the coding sequence GTGCTCGAGGAAGTGAAGGCCATCGATTTCATGTACTACGTGGCCACCCCGGAGTTCATCGCCCGGTGGAACAAGGCGAAAGAGGGGGAGCTGGTGTGCCGCATGGAGCGGGCCCTCGGCGGAAGCCTTCCCAGCTTCCCCACCATCGAGGCCATGCTGCGCGCCATGGACGAGGCGGGGGTGGAGAAGGTCTTCATCACCCAGTGCAAGATGTGGTCCTACCGCAACCACTGGATGTACATGGACACGCAGCTGGAGGAGGTCTTGCAGTACACCCTCCGTTACCCGGACCGGTTCGTGGGACTCGCGGGCTACAATCCCTACCGCATTCCGGAGAGCCTGCGGGAGATCGAGCGGGCCGTGAAGGAGTACGGCTTTCGGGGCGTGTATGTGCACGTCTATGGCTTCGACATCCCCCTCCACGACCGCCGCATGTACCCCCTCTATGCCAAGTGCGTGGAGCTGGACATCCCCGTCTCCATGCAGGTGGGGCACGTGCTGGAGGGGCAGCCTTCGGAGCACGGCCGGCCCATCTACCTGGACCGGATCCTCTGCGACTTCCCGACCCTGAAGGTCATCGGCGCACACACGGGCTGGCCGTGGGTGGAGGAGCTCATCTCCGTGTGCTACAAGTGGGATACGGTGTGGATCGGCATCGACGCCTGGATGCCCAAGTACCTGAAGCCGGAGTTGGTGCGCTTCATGAACAGCCGCCTGGGGCAGGACCGGTGCCTGTGGGGCACGAACGGTCTCCCGTGGAAGGAGAGCCTGCAACAGTTGCGGGAGTTGGGCCTGCGGCCGGAGGTGTACCGGAAGGTGGTGCGGGACAACGCGGTGGCCCTGTTCCGATTGGAGACACCGGTCAGCGTGGGCTAG
- a CDS encoding ABC transporter ATP-binding protein, which translates to MGNLLLVEGLHKAFDGFPALRGATLEVRTGEVVAVIGPNGAGKTTLFHLITGVLQPDRGRVVFQGREITRWPAHRRCALGIGRTFQIANVFPRLRVFDNVHVAVLSRHRKTFHLALPASRFAAREVWAILEHVGLADKAHHPAGTLSHGDQRTLEIAIALAGRPKLLVLDEPTAGMSPEETAATLRLLARLNQEEGLTVLFCEHDMEVVFATAHRIAVMHHGRTVVQGSPEEVRRHPEVQAAYLGSAHA; encoded by the coding sequence ATGGGTAACCTGCTCCTGGTGGAGGGGCTGCACAAGGCCTTCGACGGATTCCCCGCTCTGCGGGGGGCCACGCTGGAAGTCCGGACCGGCGAGGTGGTGGCGGTGATCGGCCCCAACGGCGCGGGGAAGACCACCCTGTTCCATCTCATCACGGGGGTGCTCCAGCCGGATCGCGGACGCGTGGTCTTCCAGGGTCGGGAAATCACCCGGTGGCCCGCGCACCGCCGCTGTGCCCTCGGCATCGGCCGCACCTTTCAGATCGCCAACGTCTTCCCCCGGCTGCGGGTCTTCGACAACGTGCACGTGGCGGTGCTGAGTCGCCACCGGAAAACCTTCCACCTAGCGCTCCCCGCCTCCCGGTTCGCCGCCCGGGAGGTGTGGGCCATCCTGGAGCACGTGGGGCTGGCGGACAAAGCCCACCATCCCGCGGGGACCCTTTCCCACGGGGATCAGCGCACCCTGGAGATCGCCATCGCCCTCGCCGGCCGTCCGAAGCTCCTGGTCCTGGACGAGCCCACCGCGGGGATGTCGCCGGAGGAGACCGCGGCCACCCTGCGGCTTCTGGCCCGTCTCAACCAGGAGGAGGGGCTCACGGTGCTCTTCTGCGAGCACGACATGGAGGTGGTGTTCGCGACCGCCCACCGCATTGCGGTGATGCACCACGGCCGGACCGTGGTACAGGGAAGCCCCGAGGAAGTACGCCGGCACCCGGAGGTGCAGGCCGCGTACCTGGGGAGCGCGCATGCTTGA
- a CDS encoding creatininase family protein produces the protein MEALLQGGRIPVLLLPLGAVEPHGPHAPLGTDLLISLGMCRRAAARLRDDPEVQILVLPPIPYGVTRYAGTFPGAVSLSEETLFALLVDLCTDLFRQGFRYLVVVNNHLEPEHVRTIHRALDHVEARTGAVVGYLDLTRRERAARLPEEFRSGACHAGRYETSLVLAEQPETVDRERMRALPPVPVSLVEAIQRGIRDFRAMGLEQAYCGAPAEATREEGEAIFEILTDMLVGVIRDLVQGVGGRDRPGRFGR, from the coding sequence GTGGAGGCCCTGCTGCAGGGGGGTCGGATCCCCGTGCTGCTCCTCCCCCTGGGGGCGGTGGAGCCCCACGGCCCTCATGCGCCCCTCGGGACCGATCTCCTCATCAGCCTGGGGATGTGCCGGCGGGCCGCGGCGCGCCTCCGGGACGATCCCGAGGTGCAGATCCTGGTGCTCCCGCCCATCCCCTACGGCGTCACCCGCTACGCGGGCACGTTCCCCGGCGCGGTGAGCCTCTCGGAGGAGACCCTGTTTGCCCTCCTCGTGGACCTGTGCACGGACCTGTTCCGCCAGGGGTTCCGGTACCTGGTGGTGGTGAACAACCACCTCGAGCCCGAGCACGTGCGGACCATCCACCGAGCCCTGGACCACGTGGAGGCCCGCACCGGGGCCGTGGTGGGATACCTCGATCTCACCCGGCGGGAGCGCGCCGCGCGGCTTCCGGAGGAGTTCCGGAGCGGCGCCTGCCACGCGGGCCGATACGAGACCTCCCTCGTGCTGGCGGAGCAACCGGAGACCGTAGACCGGGAGCGCATGCGGGCGCTGCCACCGGTCCCCGTGAGCCTCGTGGAGGCCATCCAGAGGGGGATTCGGGACTTCCGGGCCATGGGGCTTGAGCAGGCGTACTGCGGGGCACCCGCGGAGGCCACGCGGGAGGAGGGAGAGGCGATCTTCGAGATCCTCACGGACATGCTGGTGGGGGTCATCCGGGACCTGGTGCAGGGGGTGGGCGGTCGGGATCGGCCGGGAAGGTTCGGGCGGTGA
- a CDS encoding hemerythrin domain-containing protein, with protein sequence MRSTEELRREHETILGALEGLERHLRQVQEGGSLRPGYVRDLVAFCQGFVDRCHHGKEEHCLFPCLERRGIPREGGPIGVMLMEHEMGRQLVRRMAEALDRYEAGQSGSEAVVDLGWQYLELLRSHIAKENEILFPMGEAVLEATDDEQVGRCYDGVEHAQGEGEHQRLRRLAEHLRTG encoded by the coding sequence ATGCGGTCCACGGAGGAGCTCAGGCGGGAACACGAGACCATCCTGGGCGCCCTGGAGGGGCTGGAGCGCCACCTCCGGCAGGTTCAAGAGGGCGGATCCCTCCGGCCCGGGTATGTGCGGGACCTGGTGGCCTTCTGCCAGGGTTTTGTGGATCGGTGCCACCATGGGAAGGAGGAGCACTGCCTGTTCCCCTGCCTGGAGCGGCGGGGGATTCCCCGGGAGGGCGGGCCCATCGGGGTGATGTTGATGGAACACGAGATGGGCCGGCAGCTGGTGCGCCGGATGGCAGAGGCCTTGGACCGCTACGAGGCGGGTCAATCCGGATCCGAGGCGGTGGTGGACCTGGGATGGCAGTACCTGGAACTGCTGCGGTCCCACATCGCCAAGGAGAACGAGATCCTCTTCCCCATGGGGGAGGCGGTGCTGGAAGCGACGGATGACGAACAGGTGGGGCGCTGCTACGATGGGGTCGAGCACGCACAGGGGGAAGGAGAACACCAACGGCTGAGGCGACTGGCCGAACATCTGCGCACGGGATGA
- a CDS encoding branched-chain amino acid ABC transporter permease — MDPVAVLGQILVGLSRAMILFIVAAGLSLVLGVLRVPNVFHGSLYMIGAFVAWTVAEAMGEHPARLWAALVAAPLATAAVGLVVERTLLCRLYQREHLMLILFTFGVMLILNDLVKLGWGPTYRSLVPPEALQGSVSVLGVALPRYNLVLLLAGPLVATALWLFAHRTRIGKIARAAATDREMVAVLGIDVGRVFAVAFGVGCLLAGLGGALVAPTTSITLGMDHTLLIESFLIVIIGGLGNLWGALVGSLLFGVAHSVGLLIWPQFAIAFPYAITAGVLLLRPQGLLRSVW; from the coding sequence ATGGATCCCGTGGCCGTCCTGGGCCAGATCCTGGTGGGTCTGAGTCGGGCCATGATCCTGTTCATCGTGGCCGCGGGGCTCAGCCTCGTCCTGGGCGTGCTGCGGGTCCCGAACGTCTTCCACGGATCTCTGTACATGATCGGGGCCTTCGTGGCCTGGACGGTGGCGGAGGCGATGGGAGAGCACCCCGCCCGGCTGTGGGCGGCCCTCGTGGCCGCCCCGCTTGCCACCGCGGCGGTGGGGCTCGTGGTGGAGCGGACGCTCCTGTGCCGCCTCTACCAGCGGGAGCACCTCATGCTCATCCTCTTCACCTTCGGGGTCATGCTCATCCTCAACGATCTCGTGAAGCTCGGTTGGGGGCCCACCTACCGCTCCCTGGTGCCGCCGGAGGCCCTCCAGGGGTCGGTTTCCGTGCTCGGCGTGGCCCTCCCGAGGTACAACCTGGTGCTGCTCCTCGCCGGTCCCCTCGTGGCTACGGCCCTGTGGCTCTTTGCGCACCGCACGCGGATCGGGAAGATCGCGCGGGCCGCGGCCACGGACCGCGAGATGGTGGCGGTGCTCGGGATTGACGTGGGCCGGGTGTTCGCGGTGGCCTTCGGGGTGGGCTGTCTCCTCGCGGGGCTCGGGGGAGCCCTGGTGGCCCCCACCACCAGCATCACCCTGGGCATGGACCACACCCTGCTCATCGAGAGCTTCCTCATCGTGATCATCGGGGGACTGGGGAACCTCTGGGGAGCCCTGGTGGGATCCCTGCTCTTCGGCGTGGCGCATTCCGTGGGGCTGTTGATCTGGCCCCAGTTCGCCATCGCCTTTCCCTACGCCATCACCGCAGGGGTCCTGCTCCTGCGGCCTCAAGGGTTGTTGCGGTCCGTATGGTGA
- a CDS encoding ABC transporter ATP-binding protein, with product MLEVEGIHTYYGQSHVLFDVSLQVWEGEVVFLLGRNGAGKTTTLRSIVGLTPPRRGRIRYRGEDITGLPPHRIAQRGVAYVPDDRRIFPDLTVQENLEIASHARGSHYWTLDRVFELFPVLREKRHHRGSALSGGEQKMLAIARALVGNPDLLLLDEPMEGLAPLLVRALEERIRVLKRSGLTVLLAEQNVPAVLRIADRGYIIDDGRIRFEGTVEDLRRQEEVRRRYLLI from the coding sequence ATGCTTGAGGTGGAGGGGATCCACACCTACTACGGGCAGAGCCACGTGCTCTTCGATGTCTCCTTGCAGGTCTGGGAGGGCGAGGTGGTGTTCCTGCTGGGCCGCAACGGGGCAGGCAAGACCACCACCCTCCGGAGCATCGTGGGCCTCACCCCGCCCCGACGGGGGCGGATCCGGTACCGCGGGGAAGACATCACGGGGCTTCCGCCCCATCGCATCGCGCAACGGGGGGTGGCGTACGTGCCCGACGATCGTCGCATCTTTCCCGACCTCACGGTCCAGGAGAACTTGGAGATCGCCTCCCACGCCCGCGGATCCCATTACTGGACCCTGGATCGGGTGTTCGAGCTCTTTCCCGTGCTTCGGGAAAAGCGCCACCACCGGGGAAGCGCCCTTAGCGGCGGGGAGCAGAAGATGCTCGCCATCGCCCGGGCGCTCGTAGGGAACCCGGATCTCCTGCTGCTGGACGAACCCATGGAGGGACTGGCTCCCCTCCTGGTGCGGGCCCTGGAGGAGCGGATCCGGGTGCTGAAGCGGTCCGGGCTCACGGTGCTTCTCGCGGAGCAGAACGTGCCCGCCGTCCTCCGGATTGCGGACCGGGGGTACATCATCGACGACGGCCGCATCCGGTTCGAGGGGACGGTGGAGGATCTGCGACGCCAGGAGGAGGTGCGGCGACGGTACCTCCTGATCTGA
- a CDS encoding branched-chain amino acid ABC transporter permease has translation MVNGTRLGIGALLAALLAAPAFLPPFYVYLLALILVTGLLATSLNLVLGFGGMYQFHHGVFYGIGAYTLAIAITKLNWPAWAGMVAGPLAAALAGLLMGLVCVRLERLYFGMLQLSLGSFVWIVALRWYPITGGDNGLHGIPLPAGLQPLDSAYRFILVTVAASLLALWAVVRSPFGLTLQAIRDNPQRCPVVGIPVRAHQLAAMVLAAFFAGVAGILYVVLERSVFPNMLFWVLSLEILVMCLLGGWFTFLGPLLGAALVVALRVFAGRHTEYWTLILGVLLILLIFFLPEGILGTLRARRAQNLRVSMPQPTPAGDAHG, from the coding sequence ATGGTGAACGGCACCCGGTTGGGCATCGGCGCGCTTCTCGCGGCCCTCCTGGCGGCGCCTGCCTTCCTGCCTCCCTTCTATGTGTACCTGCTGGCCCTCATCCTGGTAACAGGGCTCCTGGCCACCAGCCTGAACCTGGTGCTGGGGTTCGGGGGAATGTACCAGTTCCACCACGGGGTGTTCTACGGAATCGGGGCCTACACCTTGGCCATCGCCATCACGAAGTTGAACTGGCCCGCGTGGGCGGGCATGGTGGCGGGCCCGCTGGCGGCCGCGCTCGCGGGACTGTTGATGGGGCTCGTGTGCGTGCGGCTCGAGCGCCTGTACTTCGGCATGCTGCAGCTCTCCCTGGGCTCTTTCGTGTGGATCGTGGCCCTGCGCTGGTATCCCATCACCGGCGGGGACAACGGCCTCCACGGGATTCCGCTCCCCGCGGGGCTCCAGCCCCTGGACAGCGCGTACCGGTTCATCCTGGTCACCGTGGCGGCTTCCCTGCTGGCGCTCTGGGCCGTGGTGCGCTCGCCCTTCGGACTCACCCTGCAGGCCATCCGGGACAACCCGCAGCGATGCCCGGTGGTGGGGATCCCCGTGCGGGCACATCAGCTCGCGGCCATGGTCCTGGCTGCCTTCTTCGCCGGGGTGGCAGGAATCCTGTACGTGGTCCTCGAGCGGTCCGTGTTTCCGAACATGCTCTTCTGGGTGCTCTCCCTGGAGATCCTCGTGATGTGTCTGTTGGGCGGATGGTTCACGTTCCTGGGGCCCCTCCTCGGTGCGGCCCTGGTGGTGGCGCTCCGGGTCTTCGCCGGCCGCCACACGGAGTACTGGACCCTGATCCTCGGGGTCCTGCTCATCCTGCTCATCTTCTTCCTTCCGGAGGGGATCCTGGGGACCCTGAGGGCCCGACGCGCCCAGAATCTCCGAGTCTCGATGCCCCAGCCCACGCCCGCGGGGGACGCCCATGGGTAA
- a CDS encoding TetR/AcrR family transcriptional regulator — translation MRTGFGSAAIRPHVAALEESLSPKQTQLLRSTYQVLAECGLKQMTLRRVAERAGVNKGLLLYYFGTKEDLILSTMRWVLARVGHRIHAAVSQAGSAEDKVRATIDAIFVDPRANRDFYLVYLDLVGTAARQRRFQELSATFRNIVDAVYAHIIEEGVREGAFRVRDVQEAASVVRAVVDGFFLQWLHEPDLEATHPVVRERCKQAIFTYLRAG, via the coding sequence ATGAGGACGGGGTTCGGGTCCGCGGCCATCCGGCCGCATGTGGCGGCCCTGGAGGAGTCCCTTTCCCCCAAGCAGACCCAGCTGCTCCGCAGCACCTACCAGGTCCTGGCAGAATGCGGCCTCAAGCAGATGACCCTCCGCCGGGTGGCGGAGCGGGCCGGGGTCAACAAGGGCCTGTTGCTCTATTACTTCGGTACCAAGGAGGACCTCATCCTCTCCACCATGCGGTGGGTCCTGGCCCGGGTGGGCCACCGGATTCACGCCGCGGTGAGCCAGGCAGGGAGTGCGGAGGACAAGGTACGGGCCACCATCGACGCCATCTTCGTGGATCCCCGGGCGAACCGGGACTTCTACCTGGTGTACCTGGACCTGGTGGGTACCGCGGCCCGCCAACGTCGCTTTCAGGAGCTCAGCGCCACCTTCAGGAACATCGTGGACGCGGTGTACGCGCACATCATCGAGGAGGGCGTGCGGGAGGGAGCCTTCCGGGTGCGGGATGTCCAGGAGGCGGCCTCCGTGGTCCGGGCGGTGGTGGACGGGTTCTTCCTCCAGTGGCTTCACGAACCCGACCTGGAGGCCACGCACCCGGTGGTCCGGGAGCGGTGCAAGCAGGCCATCTTCACGTACCTGAGAGCCGGCTAG
- a CDS encoding acyl-CoA dehydratase activase → MLVAGIDVGATYTKAVLLADGEVVGRAMLPTGFNFARAAERALQAALEGAGLPRERVGYVVTTGYGRHMVPFRDLAVTDLTAQAWAVHRMYPEVRTILDIGGQNVKAIRVDERGRVRAFRLNDKCAAGSGAFLEKTMRYMGYTAADIARLAEAAKEPAVVSSVCAVFAESEVINHLVAGRSPEDVCAGAIVALAERAGQLVKRLRGEPAYVLTGGLVRVPLMRRQLEQSLRIQFLVPSDEEGVYVAALGAAQLAQGRLQRLEERATA, encoded by the coding sequence ATGCTGGTCGCGGGCATTGATGTGGGCGCCACGTACACGAAGGCGGTTCTCCTGGCCGACGGGGAGGTCGTGGGCCGTGCCATGCTGCCCACGGGCTTCAACTTCGCCCGGGCCGCGGAGCGGGCTCTGCAGGCGGCGTTGGAGGGAGCGGGCCTGCCCCGGGAGCGGGTGGGCTACGTGGTCACCACGGGCTATGGCCGGCACATGGTGCCCTTCCGGGACCTGGCCGTCACGGACCTCACGGCCCAGGCCTGGGCCGTCCACCGCATGTATCCCGAGGTCCGCACCATCCTGGACATCGGGGGGCAGAACGTGAAAGCCATCCGGGTGGACGAGCGCGGCCGGGTTCGGGCCTTCCGGCTCAACGACAAGTGCGCGGCGGGAAGCGGCGCCTTCCTGGAAAAGACCATGCGGTACATGGGATACACCGCCGCGGACATCGCCCGGCTGGCGGAAGCCGCCAAGGAACCCGCGGTGGTGAGCAGCGTGTGCGCGGTCTTCGCGGAAAGCGAGGTCATCAATCACCTGGTGGCGGGCCGCAGCCCCGAGGATGTGTGTGCGGGGGCCATCGTGGCCCTGGCGGAACGCGCGGGGCAGCTCGTCAAGCGGCTGCGGGGGGAACCCGCGTACGTGCTCACGGGAGGGCTCGTTCGGGTCCCCCTCATGCGCCGCCAGCTGGAACAGAGCCTCCGGATCCAGTTCCTCGTGCCCTCCGACGAGGAGGGCGTGTACGTGGCGGCTCTGGGAGCGGCTCAACTGGCTCAGGGACGGCTGCAAAGGCTTGAAGAGCGGGCCACGGCCTAG
- a CDS encoding SDR family NAD(P)-dependent oxidoreductase — MEFRDRVALVTGGASGIGRATCLGFAAGGARVAVADVNREGAEAVAEEIRRADGQALAVPMDVTDRASVVSGFQRVLETWGRVDILVNAAGWDRIVPFLESTEDLWDRIIAINFRGVLNTCHVVLPHMVAQGGGVVVNISSDAGRVGSSGETVYSGAKGAVIAFSKALAREVARHNIRVNVVAPGITDTPLLRQIIEAGNEKLIDAIVRSTPMRRMARPEEVADAVLFLASDRASFITGQTLSVSGGLTMV; from the coding sequence ATGGAATTCCGGGATCGGGTGGCGCTCGTGACCGGCGGGGCGAGCGGCATCGGCCGGGCTACATGCCTGGGCTTCGCGGCCGGAGGAGCCCGGGTGGCGGTGGCGGACGTCAACCGGGAGGGGGCGGAGGCCGTGGCGGAGGAGATCCGCCGCGCGGACGGCCAGGCCCTGGCGGTTCCCATGGACGTCACGGATCGGGCAAGCGTGGTGTCCGGATTCCAGAGGGTCCTGGAGACCTGGGGCCGCGTGGACATCCTGGTAAACGCCGCGGGCTGGGATCGCATCGTGCCCTTTTTGGAGAGCACGGAGGACCTGTGGGATCGGATCATCGCCATCAACTTCCGGGGAGTGCTGAACACCTGCCACGTGGTACTCCCCCACATGGTGGCCCAGGGCGGAGGCGTGGTGGTGAACATCAGCTCGGACGCGGGCCGGGTGGGATCCAGTGGAGAGACCGTGTACTCAGGCGCGAAGGGCGCGGTGATCGCCTTCAGCAAGGCCCTGGCCCGGGAGGTGGCCCGGCACAACATCCGGGTGAACGTGGTGGCCCCCGGGATCACGGACACGCCCCTCTTGCGGCAGATCATCGAGGCAGGCAACGAGAAGCTCATAGACGCCATCGTCCGCTCCACGCCCATGCGCCGCATGGCCCGACCCGAGGAGGTGGCGGACGCAGTCCTGTTCCTGGCCTCCGACCGCGCCTCCTTCATCACGGGCCAGACCCTCAGCGTCTCGGGCGGGCTCACCATGGTGTAG